Proteins from a single region of Fundulus heteroclitus isolate FHET01 chromosome 12, MU-UCD_Fhet_4.1, whole genome shotgun sequence:
- the LOC105915360 gene encoding tubulin beta-1 chain → MREIVHLQAGQCGNQIGAKFWEVISDEHGIDPTGTYHGDSDLQLDRINVYYNEASGGKYVPRAVLVDLEPGTMDSVRSGPFGQIFRPDNFVFGQSGAGNNWAKGHYTEGAELVDSVLDVVRKEAESCDCLQGFQLTHSLGGGTGSGMGTLLISKIREEYPDRIMNTFSVVPSPKVSDTVVEPYNATLSVHQLVENTDETFCIDNEALYDICFRTLKLTTPSYGDLNHLVSATMSGVTTCLRFPGQLNADLRKLAVNMVPFPRLHFFMPGFAPLTSRGSQQYRSLTVPELTQQMFDAKNMMAACDPRHGRYLTVAAIFRGRMSMKEVDEQMLNVQNKNSSYFVEWIPNNVKTAVCDIPPRGLKMAATFIGNSTAIQELFKRISEQFTAMFRRKAFLHWYTGEGMDEMEFTEAESNMNDLVSEYQQYQDATAEEEGEFEEEGEEDLA, encoded by the exons ATGAGGGAAATTGTGCATCTTCAGGCCGGCCAGTGCGGAAACCAGATTGGTGCCAAG TTCTGGGAGGTCATTAGCGACGAGCATGGTATCGACCCAACTGGTACCTACCATGGAGACAGTGACCTGCAGCTGGACAGGATCAACGTCTACTACAATGAAGCTTCTG GTGGAAAGTATGTGCCCCGTGCTGTGCTTGTGGATCTGGAGCCAGGTACAATGGACTCTGTGAGGTCTGGACCTTTTGGGCAGATTTTCAGGCCTGACAACTTTGTTTTCG GTCAGAGTGGTGCTGGCAACAACTGGGCCAAGGGCCACTACACAGAAGGCGCAGAGCTGGTGGACTCTGTCCTGGACGTGGTCAGGAAGGAGGCCGAAAGCTGCGACTGCCTGCAGGGATTCCAGCTCACGCACTCCCTTGGCGGTGGCACGGGCTCTGGCATGGGTACTCTCCTGATCAGCAAGATCCGGGAGGAGTACCCTGACCGCATCATGAACACCTTCAGCGTAGTTCCATCCCCTAAAGTGTCCGACACCGTCGTTGAGCCCTACAACGCCACTCTGTCAGTCCATCAGCTTGTAGAGAACACAGACGAGACCTTTTGCATCGACAACGAGGCTTTGTACGACATCTGTTTCCGTACGCTCAAACTCACAACTCCCTCGTACGGCGACCTCAACCATTTGGTCTCGGCCACGATGAGTGGCGTCACGACCTGCCTGAGGTTCCCTGGGCAGCTCAATGCTGACCTGCGTAAGCTGGCTGTGAACATGGTGCCATTCCCACGTCTGCACTTCTTCATGCCAGGCTTTGCCCCCCTCACCAGCCGAGGCAGCCAGCAGTACCGCTCCCTCACTGTGCCAGAGCTCACTCAGCAGATGTTCGACGCTAAGAACATGATGGCTGCCTGTGACCCGCGCCACGGCCGCTACCTGACCGTGGCGGCCATCTTCCGGGGCCGCATGTCCATGAAGGAGGTGGACGAGCAGATGCTCAACGTGCAGAACAAAAATAGCAGCTACTTTGTCGAGTGGATCCCGAATAATGTCAAGACCGCAGTCTGTGACATTCCTCCCCGTGGGCTCAAGATGGCCGCCACGTTCATTGGCAACAGCACGGCCATCCAGGAGCTGTTCAAACGTATCTCCGAGCAGTTCACCGCCATGTTCAGGCGCAAGGCTTTCCTCCACTGGTACACCGGGGAGGGTATGGATGAAATGGAGTTCACTGAGGCAGAGAGCAACATGAATGATCTGGTGTCAGAGTACCAGCAATACCAGGATGCCACTGCTGAGGAGGAGGGCGAGTTTGAGGAAGAGGGCGAGGAAGATTTGGCTTAA